A single region of the Deltaproteobacteria bacterium genome encodes:
- a CDS encoding GFA family protein, with translation METLAGGCHCGAVRFRVEVEDFEASDCNCSVCSKKGMLHLIVPPERFELLQGAEALSTYTFNTGVAKHRFCRICGMHPFYTPRSHPDQVDVNIRCLDGDAWRRFAIREFDGKNWEANVGAIR, from the coding sequence ATGGAAACGTTGGCCGGCGGCTGTCACTGCGGAGCGGTGCGCTTTCGCGTGGAGGTCGAGGACTTCGAAGCGAGCGACTGCAACTGCTCGGTCTGCTCGAAGAAGGGGATGCTCCACCTGATCGTCCCGCCCGAACGCTTCGAGCTGCTCCAGGGCGCCGAGGCGCTGTCGACCTACACGTTCAACACGGGCGTGGCGAAGCACCGCTTCTGCCGGATCTGCGGGATGCACCCGTTCTACACGCCGCGCTCCCATCCCGACCAGGTGGACGTGAACATCCGCTGCCTCGACGGCGACGCTTGGCGGCGCTTCGCGATCCGCGAGTTCGACGGGAAGAACTGGGAGGCGAACGTGGGGGCGATCCGCTGA
- a CDS encoding TfoX/Sxy family protein, which translates to MASGFVTYLLELLVGEATAGLGRASARRMFGGYGLYLGEHMVGLVAADVLYLKTDSQTRERFEAAGSRPFEYETSARAKPVVMSYWEAPADAFEDPQALRDWLELAHGAALRAAASRSARKPRKPRGSAKR; encoded by the coding sequence ATGGCGAGCGGCTTCGTGACCTACCTGCTCGAGCTGCTGGTCGGCGAGGCGACCGCGGGCCTCGGCCGCGCGAGCGCCCGCCGCATGTTCGGCGGCTACGGGCTGTACCTGGGCGAGCACATGGTCGGGCTGGTCGCGGCCGACGTGCTCTACCTGAAGACCGATTCCCAGACTCGAGAGCGCTTCGAGGCCGCGGGCAGCCGGCCGTTCGAGTACGAGACGAGCGCGCGGGCGAAGCCGGTCGTGATGTCGTACTGGGAGGCGCCGGCCGACGCGTTCGAGGACCCGCAGGCGCTTCGCGACTGGCTCGAGCTCGCGCACGGCGCGGCCCTGCGCGCGGCCGCCTCGCGCTCTGCGCGCAAGCCGCGCAAGCCGCGGGGCTCAGCCAAGCGCTAG